The following proteins are co-located in the Halarcobacter sp. genome:
- a CDS encoding LacI family DNA-binding transcriptional regulator — MEHKKAVTSSDVAKRAGVSRSTVSRALNDLDCVNEETRKKILEAADELGYQINMLGRSLNQQKTNLIGVVVRNLSDPFHVLLLETLLKVIDENKFLAIVSEITSDDDIESTIKKFAQFRVSGVMITSGSPPIGISTECKKLNIPVILINRLVKDEKIDIVCSDNYKGTKLAIEHLLEAKCKTFHFLNIENSTYSGKTRGEAFHNILKEYQDKSDIKYDFLSTSSNTYKGGYDCAKYVYENSIKIEGIFCANDALAIGFIDGLRKYKKFEPGIDYSIIGFDDIKEASWDSYKLTTIKQNVREISNSVIERLKLQIDEQKINNSFELIPVSLIKRESVKINK, encoded by the coding sequence ATGGAGCATAAAAAGGCAGTTACCTCTTCAGATGTAGCAAAAAGAGCAGGGGTATCAAGATCTACAGTTTCAAGAGCATTAAATGATTTAGATTGTGTTAATGAAGAAACAAGAAAAAAGATTTTAGAAGCTGCTGATGAGTTAGGCTATCAAATAAATATGTTAGGGCGGAGCCTTAATCAACAAAAAACTAATCTTATTGGGGTAGTTGTAAGAAATTTGTCGGATCCTTTTCATGTGTTATTATTGGAAACACTTTTAAAAGTTATAGATGAAAATAAATTTCTTGCAATTGTAAGTGAAATTACATCTGATGATGATATTGAATCAACAATAAAAAAGTTTGCACAATTTAGAGTATCTGGAGTAATGATAACTTCAGGTTCCCCTCCTATTGGCATATCAACTGAGTGCAAAAAACTAAATATTCCAGTAATACTTATAAATAGACTTGTAAAAGATGAAAAAATAGATATAGTTTGTTCAGATAATTATAAGGGCACTAAATTAGCTATTGAACATCTTTTGGAAGCTAAATGTAAGACTTTTCATTTTTTAAATATTGAAAACTCTACATATAGTGGAAAGACTAGGGGAGAAGCTTTTCATAATATTTTAAAAGAGTATCAAGATAAATCTGATATAAAATATGATTTTCTAAGCACATCTTCAAATACTTACAAAGGTGGATATGATTGTGCAAAATATGTGTATGAAAATTCAATAAAAATTGAAGGTATATTTTGTGCAAATGATGCTTTGGCAATTGGTTTTATTGATGGATTACGAAAATACAAGAAATTTGAACCAGGAATAGACTATTCAATCATTGGCTTTGATGATATTAAAGAAGCTTCATGGGACTCTTATAAACTTACAACTATAAAACAAAATGTTAGAGAAATTTCAAATTCTGTAATAGAAAGATTAAAACTGCAAATTGATGAACAAAAGATAAATAATTCTTTTGAACTAATACCTGTAAGTCTTATAAAAAGAGAGAGTGTTAAGATAAATAAATAA
- a CDS encoding peroxiredoxin, translated as MLVTKKAPDFTATAVTADGQIVEDFNLYKNIGEKGAVLFFWPLDFTFVCPSEIIAFSKRVEEFEARGIQVIGCSIDSEFAHFAWRETKVEEGGIGRVKFPMVADITKQIARDYDVLFGEAVALRGSFLIDKDGTIRHAVINDLPLGRNIDEMVRMVDTMIFTNEHGEVCPAGWNKGDEGMKDTTEGVAEYLSKNSDKL; from the coding sequence ATGTTAGTAACAAAAAAAGCTCCAGACTTCACAGCAACAGCTGTAACAGCAGATGGTCAAATCGTAGAGGATTTTAATTTATATAAAAATATTGGTGAAAAAGGTGCAGTATTATTTTTCTGGCCTTTAGACTTTACTTTTGTTTGTCCATCAGAGATTATTGCTTTTTCAAAAAGAGTAGAAGAGTTTGAAGCAAGAGGTATTCAAGTAATTGGTTGTTCAATTGATTCAGAATTTGCTCACTTTGCTTGGAGAGAAACAAAAGTAGAAGAAGGTGGAATTGGAAGAGTAAAATTCCCAATGGTTGCAGATATTACAAAACAAATTGCTAGAGATTATGATGTATTGTTTGGGGAAGCAGTAGCTTTAAGAGGATCATTTTTAATTGATAAAGATGGAACAATTAGACATGCCGTAATAAATGACTTACCACTTGGAAGAAACATTGATGAGATGGTTAGAATGGTTGATACAATGATATTTACAAATGAGCATGGTGAAGTTTGTCCAGCAGGATGGAATAAAGGTGATGAGGGTATGAAAGATACAACTGAGGGAGTAGCTGAATACTTAAGTAAAAACTCTGACAAACTATAG
- the trxA gene encoding thioredoxin — MSKYIELTQDTIDETVKEGVALVDFWAPWCGPCRMIAPVIEQLAQDFEGKAKICKVNTEEEQDLTVKYGIRSIPTILFFKNGEIVDQLIGATSKAALEDKLNSLL, encoded by the coding sequence ATGTCAAAATATATTGAATTAACACAAGATACAATAGATGAAACAGTTAAAGAAGGTGTTGCATTAGTTGATTTTTGGGCACCTTGGTGTGGACCTTGTAGAATGATTGCTCCAGTAATTGAACAATTAGCACAAGATTTTGAAGGTAAAGCAAAAATATGTAAAGTAAATACTGAAGAGGAACAAGATTTAACAGTAAAATATGGAATTAGATCAATTCCTACAATTTTATTTTTCAAAAATGGAGAGATTGTAGATCAACTAATTGGTGCTACAAGTAAAGCAGCCTTAGAAGATAAATTAAACTCACTTTTATAA
- a CDS encoding HD domain-containing phosphohydrolase, translated as MEKLTLKELAIPMIKAIDSFNYLLKSHHRKVAVISYNIAKELNLKDEEILELVIAASLHDIGALSVQERDMLVQEDVINPGPHCIVGHCMLSSFEAFNNIAQIIKHHHIKYEDSLNMKDEKVFFASHIIHLADRIDVIVSPDEFILNQKERVTETIRKKVGTLFHPKVFDAFEKVSKADIFWIEIPNMKIEQLFKKLNFSMDFELTIDNVLNFALTISHIIDYRSKFTATHSTTVAHLAALLGKYFDFSDERCKKLMIAGYLHDIGKIGIDPGLIEKKGYLTSEEFNLVKLHPYFTGQILSELSSSKWFEEIIHWAERHHEKRNKTGYPYALDLSELDDGVRILAFSDIITALMEKRPYRDSLSIDESFKIIEEKLSEDISSEMFEVIKQHKDEINTLVLECQAKNKTKLCAEGN; from the coding sequence ATGGAAAAACTTACACTAAAAGAACTAGCTATACCAATGATTAAAGCTATAGATAGTTTTAATTATTTACTAAAATCCCACCATAGAAAAGTTGCAGTAATCTCATATAATATAGCTAAAGAACTAAATTTAAAAGATGAAGAGATTTTAGAGTTAGTTATAGCAGCATCTTTACATGATATTGGAGCCTTATCAGTTCAAGAACGAGATATGTTGGTGCAAGAGGATGTTATAAATCCAGGACCTCATTGTATTGTTGGTCATTGTATGTTATCTTCCTTTGAAGCTTTCAATAATATAGCACAAATAATAAAACACCATCATATAAAATATGAAGACTCTTTAAATATGAAAGATGAAAAAGTTTTTTTTGCAAGCCATATTATACATTTAGCAGATAGAATTGATGTAATAGTCTCCCCTGATGAGTTTATTTTAAATCAAAAAGAAAGAGTGACAGAAACAATTAGAAAAAAAGTTGGTACCTTATTTCATCCAAAAGTTTTTGATGCCTTTGAAAAAGTTTCAAAAGCAGACATATTTTGGATAGAAATTCCAAATATGAAAATAGAACAACTATTTAAAAAACTGAATTTTTCAATGGACTTTGAACTTACTATTGACAATGTTTTAAATTTTGCATTAACTATTTCACATATTATTGATTATAGAAGTAAATTTACAGCTACTCACTCTACAACTGTAGCACATCTTGCAGCACTATTAGGAAAATATTTCGATTTTTCTGATGAAAGATGTAAAAAATTAATGATAGCAGGATACTTGCATGATATTGGTAAAATTGGAATTGATCCAGGATTAATAGAAAAAAAAGGATACCTAACTTCTGAAGAATTCAATTTAGTAAAACTTCATCCTTACTTTACAGGACAAATTTTAAGTGAATTAAGTTCATCTAAATGGTTTGAAGAGATAATACATTGGGCAGAAAGACATCATGAGAAAAGAAATAAAACTGGATATCCATATGCACTAGATTTATCAGAACTTGATGACGGAGTTAGAATTTTAGCCTTTTCAGATATTATTACAGCATTAATGGAAAAAAGACCCTATAGAGACAGTTTATCAATTGATGAAAGTTTTAAAATAATAGAGGAAAAACTTTCTGAAGATATTTCTTCCGAAATGTTTGAAGTAATAAAACAGCATAAAGATGAAATAAATACATTAGTTTTAGAATGTCAAGCTAAAAATAAAACAAAATTATGTGCAGAAGGCAATTGA
- a CDS encoding LysE family transporter: MGEYSFIFAIAVVFIFGTISPGPSFILVAKTAVSKPISEGIGVSIGLGLGAMFFTFLAILGLYTLFEMVPFLYESFKIIGALYLLYLAYVIWKYSDESLDMNMKLEKKSKSFFKAVVFGFITQISNPKTAIILGSIFAALLPQSLPEFGAILLCITAFVIDATWYCFVTILLSTKKSQKVYLKFKKYIDRVAGTLLGALGIKLAID, encoded by the coding sequence ATGGGTGAATATTCTTTTATTTTTGCAATTGCTGTAGTTTTTATATTTGGTACTATTAGTCCCGGTCCAAGTTTTATACTTGTAGCAAAAACAGCAGTATCTAAACCAATCTCTGAAGGGATAGGGGTATCTATAGGTTTAGGTTTAGGCGCAATGTTTTTTACTTTTTTAGCTATCTTGGGTTTGTATACTTTATTTGAGATGGTTCCTTTTCTATATGAGAGTTTTAAAATCATTGGTGCTTTATATCTATTATATTTGGCTTATGTTATTTGGAAATATTCTGATGAATCTTTAGATATGAATATGAAATTGGAAAAAAAATCAAAAAGTTTTTTTAAAGCAGTAGTTTTTGGATTTATAACTCAAATAAGTAATCCCAAAACAGCAATAATTTTAGGTTCAATTTTTGCAGCACTTTTACCTCAATCTTTGCCAGAATTTGGTGCAATTTTATTATGTATAACTGCTTTTGTAATAGATGCTACATGGTATTGTTTTGTGACAATATTATTATCTACAAAAAAATCACAAAAAGTTTATTTAAAATTTAAAAAATATATTGATAGAGTAGCTGGTACTTTATTGGGAGCCTTAGGAATAAAATTAGCAATTGATTAA
- a CDS encoding high-potential iron-sulfur protein, with amino-acid sequence MVHESKENMNRRDFFRNLAFLSFVTFSTKSLYAKGSKKRFEYQDSPKNGKVCKDCMHFEPETNTCKIIEGSINPQGWCNLYREPPQ; translated from the coding sequence ATGGTACATGAATCTAAAGAGAATATGAATAGAAGAGATTTTTTTAGAAATCTGGCTTTTCTTAGTTTTGTAACTTTCTCTACAAAATCACTTTATGCAAAAGGCTCAAAAAAAAGATTTGAATATCAAGATAGTCCAAAAAATGGTAAAGTTTGTAAAGATTGTATGCACTTTGAACCAGAAACAAATACCTGTAAGATTATTGAAGGATCAATTAATCCACAAGGTTGGTGTAATCTTTATAGAGAGCCTCCCCAATAA
- a CDS encoding glutamine--tRNA ligase/YqeY domain fusion protein has product MSENKDFLRTIVEEDLKSNKYEKIVTRFPPEPNGFPHIGHAKSIFINFGIARDYNGYCNLRMDDTNPTTEDTKYVEALKDAVEWLGYDWIGEVKYTSDYFPKIYNYAVELIKMGKAYVDSINEEEIKEYRGTVTEAGKRSKYANRTIEENLDLFEKMKNGEFKDGEHVLRAKIDMSAANMKMRDPLLYRIRHAHHFRTNDDWCIYPMYDFAHCLSDYIEGVSHSICTLEFENNRDIYDWVLDELNLTPPRPYQHEFARLGINYTVMSKRKLLELVNENYVNGWDDPRMPTIAGLKRRGYTKESILNFCDQIGIAKANSMVDVSQLEFCIRDDLNQKAPRVMCVLDPIKVSIENYEGSEEIEASYYPYDVPKEGSRKIPFSNEVYIEREDFSENPVKGYNRLTPNQAVRLRHAYIITCKEIIKDDEGNIVEIKAIYNPDSKSGQDKSGIKVKSAIQWVDAKKAKKIEVRLYDRLYKNEAPEGLEDLNPNSLSIIKDALIEPAVITEKPDERFQFERQGYFYADPINYTDENPVFNKIVGLKDSWAKKSKNTEEKQKNKTTSKQEKKEIVHGEAEPLTEKQKELFNRYTNELNLNNEVSNILARDEKLSSFYEEALTKLNSPTSLANIIANDVAKELKEKEISELKFTAKEIAQLVKMIDEEIISSKIAKQVFEQMNKTGENPSKIVEDKGLVQISDPSIILPIIDEVIEKNPDNVKKYKDGNQKLFGFFVGQVLKATGGKANPKVVNELVTKKLN; this is encoded by the coding sequence ATGAGTGAAAACAAAGATTTTTTACGAACAATAGTTGAAGAGGATTTAAAATCTAATAAATACGAAAAAATTGTTACTAGATTTCCTCCTGAGCCTAATGGCTTTCCACACATTGGACATGCAAAGTCTATATTTATAAATTTTGGTATAGCACGTGATTATAATGGTTATTGTAATCTAAGAATGGATGATACAAACCCTACAACAGAAGATACAAAATATGTAGAGGCTTTAAAAGATGCAGTTGAATGGCTGGGCTATGATTGGATTGGTGAAGTTAAATATACATCTGATTATTTTCCTAAAATATACAACTATGCAGTAGAACTTATAAAAATGGGTAAAGCGTATGTTGATAGTATCAATGAAGAAGAGATAAAAGAATATAGAGGTACTGTTACAGAAGCTGGGAAAAGAAGTAAATATGCCAATCGTACAATAGAAGAGAACCTAGACCTTTTTGAAAAAATGAAAAATGGTGAATTTAAAGATGGGGAGCACGTATTAAGAGCAAAAATTGATATGAGTGCAGCTAATATGAAAATGAGAGACCCTCTTTTATATAGAATTAGACATGCACATCACTTTAGAACAAATGATGACTGGTGTATCTATCCAATGTATGATTTCGCTCATTGTTTATCTGATTATATTGAAGGTGTTTCTCACTCAATTTGCACTTTAGAATTTGAAAATAATAGAGATATTTATGACTGGGTTTTAGATGAACTAAATTTAACTCCACCAAGACCATATCAACATGAATTTGCAAGACTTGGTATTAATTATACAGTTATGAGTAAAAGAAAACTTTTAGAACTCGTAAATGAGAACTATGTAAATGGTTGGGACGACCCTAGAATGCCAACTATTGCAGGTTTAAAAAGAAGAGGATATACAAAAGAATCTATTTTGAATTTTTGTGACCAAATTGGTATTGCAAAAGCAAACTCTATGGTTGATGTTTCTCAACTTGAATTTTGTATTAGAGATGATTTAAACCAAAAAGCACCAAGAGTTATGTGTGTACTTGACCCAATCAAGGTTTCAATTGAGAATTATGAAGGAAGTGAAGAGATTGAAGCTTCATACTATCCTTATGATGTACCTAAAGAAGGCTCAAGAAAGATACCTTTTTCGAATGAAGTTTATATAGAAAGAGAAGATTTTAGTGAGAATCCAGTAAAAGGTTATAATAGATTAACTCCAAATCAAGCAGTAAGATTAAGACACGCCTATATTATTACTTGTAAAGAGATAATTAAAGATGATGAAGGAAATATAGTAGAGATAAAAGCAATTTACAATCCTGATTCAAAAAGTGGTCAAGATAAAAGTGGAATAAAAGTAAAAAGTGCAATTCAATGGGTTGATGCAAAAAAAGCTAAAAAAATAGAAGTTAGACTTTATGATAGATTATATAAGAATGAAGCTCCAGAAGGACTTGAAGATTTAAATCCAAACTCTTTATCCATTATAAAAGATGCATTAATAGAACCAGCAGTAATTACTGAAAAACCTGATGAAAGATTTCAGTTTGAAAGACAAGGATATTTTTATGCTGACCCAATAAATTATACTGATGAAAACCCAGTATTTAATAAAATTGTTGGCTTAAAAGACTCATGGGCAAAAAAATCAAAAAACACTGAAGAAAAACAAAAAAACAAAACTACTTCAAAACAAGAAAAAAAAGAGATAGTTCATGGGGAAGCTGAACCTTTAACAGAGAAACAAAAAGAACTTTTCAATAGATATACAAATGAACTTAATCTAAATAATGAAGTATCAAACATATTAGCAAGAGATGAAAAACTATCATCTTTTTATGAAGAAGCTTTAACTAAATTAAACAGCCCTACTTCATTAGCAAATATAATTGCAAATGATGTAGCAAAAGAACTGAAAGAAAAAGAGATTAGTGAACTAAAATTTACAGCAAAAGAGATTGCTCAACTTGTAAAAATGATTGATGAAGAAATTATCTCAAGTAAAATTGCTAAACAAGTATTTGAACAGATGAATAAAACAGGTGAAAATCCATCAAAAATTGTTGAAGATAAAGGTTTAGTTCAAATTAGTGACCCTTCAATAATTTTACCAATTATTGATGAAGTAATTGAAAAAAATCCAGATAATGTAAAAAAATACAAAGATGGGAACCAAAAACTATTTGGTTTTTTTGTAGGACAAGTATTAAAAGCAACTGGGGGAAAAGCAAATCCAAAAGTTGTAAATGAGTTAGTTACAAAAAAACTAAACTAA
- a CDS encoding transporter substrate-binding domain-containing protein — MKYIILFFITIHSLFASSYLTDEEKDFLKKHPVIKVHNEQNWKPYNFNRDEKPAGYTIDVLNMLVKKLGIEIKYVSGDKWFNYLTMLKNKEIDLIGNITKTKDRENYLLFTNNTIINEKPLIFAKKDRSLFFDLSSLNGYTVAVVKGFWYEELLKKEFPNIKILLVDEPHQTINAVINNEADAIIDIKPVIDSLLAEKNINEIIAVGEAKFKQQEDISIKIGVRNDYPLLVSALDKAFDRSYVEIQKIKSKWFDNKTELDLQKNYAIKLNKEEKSWIENNIINVGVESWSPVVFFNKETNSIDGFSGEIFKEIVKRFNLKVKYHDKLFHELLNDFKERKIDILPDTYFTKERDKFGLFTKPYFYIKEFLYVNSQKNNIKTLDDLKNKKLAIIKEYGTISKVKQKYPQVNIVETKDIEDSINKLLTNEVDAYLDTQIVVENYLANNFIVGIKGIPQNSFPSSSLHFFVNKDKPILFSIIKKGLETIDIFEKNKIIAKWVTKVNEKSNTQTVLNPENISYLKKYKTLKMCVAPNWMPFEAINSKGEHDGIGSDFKSILEKKLNKSIKIVKTENWSESLAKAKTKECDILSLSKKTPIRSKYLFFTKPIISIQYVIATKNNQFFIDDINNFKNKKFAVVRDYAVEEDLRSKYPKIKLELVSSVKEGLEKVNEGKVFAYIDSAPSIAYAMEENGLVDIKIAGQLPISYDLSYGIRNDDIKLYNIFEKVIQSINEKDINRIFKKWVTIKYQQIVDYSLIWQIVIAAVFVLSLLYYWNRKIVIAKDIIEKQNKELEILATTDKLTGVFNRSKLDELLLNEINRNLRYSHAFGCAIIDIDHFKHTNDTFGHLIGDKVLKEITKVVKENIRNTDYFGRWGGEEFLLILPEIDKDGLEQLIEKIRNSISKYHIDKVGIKTVSIGATIYQKNDTPDVIIKRADDALYKAKDTGRNKTIIY; from the coding sequence TTGAAGTATATTATTCTATTTTTTATAACTATACATTCACTTTTTGCAAGTAGTTATTTAACTGATGAAGAAAAAGATTTTCTAAAAAAACATCCAGTTATAAAAGTACACAATGAACAAAATTGGAAACCTTATAATTTTAATAGAGATGAAAAACCTGCAGGATATACTATAGATGTTCTTAATATGCTAGTTAAAAAATTAGGAATAGAAATAAAATATGTTTCTGGTGATAAATGGTTTAACTATTTAACTATGTTAAAAAATAAAGAGATTGACTTAATCGGAAATATAACTAAAACAAAAGATAGAGAGAATTATTTACTTTTTACAAATAATACAATAATAAATGAAAAACCATTAATTTTTGCGAAAAAAGATAGAAGTTTATTTTTTGATTTATCAAGTTTAAATGGATATACAGTAGCTGTGGTAAAAGGTTTTTGGTATGAAGAACTTTTAAAAAAAGAATTCCCTAATATTAAAATATTATTAGTTGATGAACCACACCAAACAATAAATGCAGTGATAAATAATGAAGCAGATGCGATAATTGATATTAAACCAGTAATTGATAGTTTATTAGCTGAAAAAAATATTAATGAAATAATTGCAGTGGGTGAAGCTAAATTTAAACAACAAGAAGACATAAGTATTAAAATTGGCGTACGTAATGATTATCCATTGTTAGTTTCAGCTTTAGATAAAGCATTTGACAGGTCTTATGTTGAGATACAAAAAATTAAATCAAAATGGTTTGATAATAAAACTGAATTAGATTTACAAAAAAATTACGCTATCAAATTAAATAAAGAAGAAAAAAGTTGGATAGAAAATAATATTATCAATGTAGGTGTTGAAAGTTGGAGTCCAGTTGTATTTTTTAATAAAGAAACTAATTCTATAGATGGTTTTAGTGGAGAGATATTTAAAGAGATAGTCAAAAGATTTAATTTGAAAGTAAAATATCATGATAAACTTTTTCATGAGTTACTTAATGACTTTAAAGAAAGAAAAATTGATATATTACCAGATACTTATTTTACAAAGGAAAGAGATAAATTTGGACTTTTTACAAAACCATATTTTTATATAAAAGAGTTTTTATATGTAAATAGTCAAAAGAATAATATAAAAACACTAGATGACTTAAAAAATAAAAAACTAGCTATCATAAAAGAATATGGCACAATTTCTAAAGTAAAACAAAAATATCCACAAGTTAATATTGTTGAAACTAAAGACATAGAAGATTCAATAAATAAACTTCTTACAAATGAAGTAGATGCTTATTTAGATACTCAGATTGTTGTAGAAAATTATTTAGCAAATAATTTTATTGTTGGTATAAAAGGTATACCCCAAAATAGTTTTCCCTCTTCAAGCCTTCATTTTTTTGTAAATAAAGATAAACCAATTTTATTTTCTATAATAAAAAAAGGTCTTGAAACAATCGATATATTTGAGAAGAATAAAATAATTGCAAAATGGGTAACAAAAGTTAATGAGAAGAGTAATACACAAACAGTACTTAATCCTGAAAATATATCATATTTGAAAAAATATAAAACTTTAAAAATGTGTGTTGCTCCAAATTGGATGCCTTTTGAAGCTATAAATTCAAAAGGTGAGCATGATGGTATAGGCTCTGACTTTAAATCTATTCTTGAAAAAAAATTAAATAAATCAATAAAAATAGTTAAAACAGAAAATTGGAGTGAATCTTTAGCGAAAGCAAAAACAAAAGAGTGTGATATACTATCATTATCAAAAAAAACTCCAATAAGAAGTAAATATTTATTTTTTACTAAACCAATTATATCAATACAATATGTGATTGCAACAAAAAATAATCAGTTTTTTATTGATGATATTAATAATTTTAAAAATAAAAAATTTGCAGTTGTTAGAGATTATGCAGTTGAAGAGGATTTAAGAAGTAAATATCCTAAGATAAAACTTGAATTAGTCTCAAGTGTAAAAGAGGGACTTGAAAAGGTAAATGAAGGTAAAGTATTTGCTTATATTGATTCTGCACCATCTATAGCTTACGCAATGGAAGAAAATGGATTGGTTGATATAAAAATAGCAGGACAACTTCCTATTAGTTACGACTTATCTTACGGAATAAGAAATGATGATATCAAATTATATAATATTTTTGAAAAAGTTATACAAAGTATTAATGAGAAAGATATTAATAGAATATTTAAAAAGTGGGTTACAATAAAATACCAGCAAATTGTAGATTATTCTTTAATATGGCAAATAGTAATTGCAGCTGTATTTGTATTGTCTTTATTATATTATTGGAATAGAAAAATTGTAATAGCAAAAGATATAATTGAAAAACAAAATAAAGAGTTAGAAATATTAGCTACAACTGATAAATTAACAGGTGTATTTAATAGGTCTAAATTAGATGAATTATTGTTAAATGAAATTAATAGAAATCTACGGTATAGTCATGCTTTTGGTTGTGCTATTATTGATATTGACCATTTTAAACATACAAATGATACTTTTGGACATCTAATAGGAGATAAGGTTTTAAAAGAGATTACAAAAGTTGTAAAAGAAAATATTAGAAATACAGATTATTTTGGTAGATGGGGTGGAGAGGAATTTTTACTTATCTTACCAGAAATAGATAAAGATGGATTAGAACAATTAATTGAAAAAATCAGAAATTCAATTAGTAAATATCATATTGATAAAGTGGGTATAAAAACAGTTAGTATTGGAGCAACAATATATCAAAAAAATGATACACCAGATGTCATTATAAAAAGAGCTGATGATGCTTTATATAAAGCTAAAGATACCGGTAGAAATAAAACAATTATATATTAA
- a CDS encoding GGDEF domain-containing protein translates to MKRETIKMAAAVSFTITILTLYSIWNYSYEKERLIAQIDKQLYSAAVAVPFVLEDDFHDRATNDNSISEKEDNRNIRNLTKLNNQLGTKFLYTVIKAKNGIHYLTSSSALDKEVKTHTEVRYFTPYPDASETLKNSFEHLSTDYTAPNKIYKPFYVPIFSDRWGTYRSIVLPIQTSNGNLYVVGVDMDISYVNKLLKQNTIQTFLSFLLFLISIVPILIAYKNVLKDKHKEYQEVSKKSITDPLTKLYNRYKIDKELEVHYNSFQNNNISFALLMLDLDHFKKINDKYGHQEGDEVLKQFSQILKDSTRLTDIVGRWGGEEFIIIYPNSDLNSGLQLAQKLHTNLKYSKMMQKYQLTVSIGLGIPKKEISLNEFVKKVDEALYKAKDLGRNQTVVID, encoded by the coding sequence ATGAAACGTGAAACTATAAAAATGGCAGCTGCTGTAAGCTTTACCATTACTATTTTAACACTTTATTCAATTTGGAATTATTCTTATGAAAAAGAGCGTTTAATTGCCCAAATAGATAAACAACTATACTCAGCTGCAGTTGCTGTGCCTTTTGTCTTAGAAGATGATTTCCATGACAGAGCAACAAATGATAATTCAATAAGTGAAAAAGAAGATAATCGAAATATTAGAAATCTAACCAAATTAAACAACCAACTAGGAACAAAATTCCTTTATACAGTAATAAAAGCAAAAAATGGTATTCACTACCTTACAAGTTCAAGTGCTTTAGATAAAGAGGTAAAAACTCATACAGAAGTTCGTTATTTCACCCCTTACCCAGATGCAAGTGAAACTTTAAAAAATAGTTTTGAACACTTAAGTACAGATTATACTGCCCCAAATAAAATATATAAACCGTTTTATGTTCCTATATTTAGTGATAGATGGGGAACTTATCGATCAATTGTACTTCCAATACAAACAAGCAATGGAAATCTATATGTTGTAGGTGTTGATATGGATATCTCATATGTAAATAAGTTATTAAAACAAAATACAATCCAAACCTTTTTATCATTTTTACTTTTTTTAATCTCTATTGTACCTATTCTGATTGCATATAAAAATGTTTTAAAAGATAAGCATAAAGAGTATCAAGAGGTTTCAAAGAAATCTATTACTGATCCACTTACAAAACTTTACAATAGATACAAAATTGATAAGGAATTAGAAGTTCATTATAATAGTTTTCAAAATAACAACATATCTTTTGCCCTATTAATGTTAGATTTGGACCATTTTAAAAAGATTAATGACAAATATGGACATCAAGAAGGTGATGAAGTATTAAAACAGTTTTCACAAATATTAAAAGATTCTACAAGACTAACGGATATTGTGGGAAGATGGGGAGGAGAAGAGTTTATAATAATCTATCCAAATAGTGATTTAAATAGTGGTCTTCAACTTGCACAAAAACTACATACAAATTTAAAATATTCAAAGATGATGCAAAAATATCAACTTACTGTTAGTATAGGGTTAGGTATTCCTAAAAAAGAGATCTCTTTAAATGAGTTTGTAAAAAAAGTTGATGAAGCTCTTTACAAAGCCAAAGATTTAGGAAGAAACCAAACTGTAGTTATTGACTAA
- a CDS encoding rhodanese-like domain-containing protein has translation MRLILLFSFLINIAFSDFIGISPKTLQDKIDENIVVIDIRTPPEWQEVGVVPTSKKIMFFDQAGKYDVEKWLLEFSKYVKNKNQPFVLVCRSGNRTGVVGNFLSNKLGYKKVFHLEHGIKSWLKNNKNTQK, from the coding sequence ATGAGATTAATTTTGCTATTTAGTTTTTTAATTAACATAGCTTTTAGTGATTTTATAGGTATTTCACCTAAAACACTTCAAGATAAAATAGATGAAAATATAGTTGTAATTGATATAAGAACTCCACCAGAATGGCAAGAGGTAGGAGTAGTTCCAACAAGTAAAAAAATTATGTTTTTTGATCAAGCTGGAAAATATGATGTAGAAAAATGGCTTTTAGAATTTTCAAAATATGTAAAGAATAAAAATCAACCTTTTGTATTAGTTTGCAGATCTGGGAATAGAACAGGTGTTGTTGGTAACTTTTTATCAAATAAATTAGGATATAAAAAAGTTTTTCATCTAGAACATGGTATTAAATCATGGTTAAAAAATAATAAAAACACTCAAAAATAG